The sequence below is a genomic window from Streptomyces sp. NBC_00704.
CGGTGCGGATCGGCTTCCCGCATGCCGGACGCATCGTCTACAAGGACATCCGGGACACCGAGCAGCCCGCTCTGCTCGCCGCGCACACCGGGGAGTGGTCGGTCGAGCCCGACGTCGGGGGCGCGGGCGTCACCGTCGTCGCGCGGCACCACGCCGTGCTGGACGAGGACGGGGTGCGGGAGCGGTACGGCGAGGGGGCCGAGGCGCTGCGCGTCGCGCGGGAGGCGCTGCGCGCGCGGCTCGGCCGGGAGAGCGTCGCCGCGCTGCGGATGGCCGGGGAGCACGCCGAGAGCGCACTTGCCGGCCGCGCCTGAGCCGCGCGGCCTTCCGGCCGCCGCCGCGCTCACCACGCGCATCCTGCTCACCACGCGCATCGTGCTCACCGCGTTCACCGCGTTGAACGGTCCGTCCGTCCGTCCACCACTGGCCGGACGGGCCGATGTTGGAGGTCCCACGTGAATGACAACCTGATCGCGGGCGCGGAGGCGCCCGGGGCCGCGGTGCGGCCCGCCGTCCCCCGCCACCGCGCGGTTCCCGGTGACGGCGCCGCACGGGCCCGGTACGTCGAGGACCTGCTCGGCGACCCGTTCGCCGACGACAACCCGCACGGACAGCGGGCGCTGCTCGCCGCCGACGAGCGGCGCGAGGCGCCCGCGGCCACCGAGGACCTGCTCGACCGCTTCGGCCTGGCCGCGGAGTTCGTGCCGCGGGCGCTCGGCGGACGGCTCGCCGGCGTCGAGGGCCTCGCGCAGGTGATGCGGCCGGTGTTCCGGCGGGACGTGGCGCTCGGCTTCGGCGCCGGGACGACCGCGCTGTTCGCCGCGTCCGTGGTGTGGACGGCCGGCGACGGGCGGCAGCGGCGGGACACCGCGCGGCGGCTGCTCGACGGTGGCCGCATCACCATCCTGCACCGCGAGTTCGCGCACGCCAACGCGATCCTGCGCGGCGAGTACAGCGCGCGCCCCGCGCCGGGCGGCGGCTTCGTCGTGGACGGCCGCAAGGAGGTCGTCATCAACGCCGACCGGGCCGACGCCTTCGTCGCCTACGTGCGCACCGCCCCCGGCGACGGCCCGGACAGCCACTCCGTGTTCCTGCTGGAGACCGACCGGCTCCCGGCGCACGCCGTGCACCGGCTGCCGCGCACCCGCACCCACGGCATGCGCGGCGCCCACTACGCCGGACTGGACCTCGAGCACTGCCCCGTGCCCGCCGACGCCCTGGTCGGCGACCTCGGCGAGGGCATCTACCTGGCGCTGCGCACCTTCCAGGTCAGCCGGGCCGTCGTGTCCGGCGGGGCCCTGGTCGGCGGGATGGACAGCGCGCTGCGCTACGCCGTGCGGGCCCTGAGCGAATCCCGCCGCGGGCTGGTGCTGCGCGGGCGCCGCGGCCGGGTGCTGGCCGGGGTCTTCGCCGACCTGCTCGCGTGCGACAGCCTCGCCGTCGCCGGGATGCGGCTGCTCGACCTGGCCCCCGAGCACGCCCTGGTCCCCTCGGCGGCCGTCAAGTACGCCGTGTCCGCGCTGCTGCACGAGGACCTCGACGAGCTGGCCGCGGTGCTCGGCGCGCGCGGCTACGACCGCTCCCCCGAGTACGGCGGCTTCCAGAAGCTCGTGCGCGACCTGCCGGTGGCCGGGCTCGGACACGCCGGGACCGCCGACACCCAGGCCGTGCTCGTCCCCCATCTGCGCACCCTGGCCCACGCGGCCTGGCGCGACGAGACCGGCCACGAGGCCCCCGCCGCGCTGTTCACACCGGGCGGCCCCAGCGCCGCACTCGACTTCCCGAGGCTCGACGCCGAGCCCCGCGACCCGCAGAGCGGCTGCGACGGGCTGCTCGCCGTGCTGCTCGGCGCCGCCGACCGGCTCGACGGCGGGCGGGACCGCGGGCCCCGGTGGGCGGCGCTCGCCGACCTGGCCCGCGCTTTCGCCGCCGAGGTGCGCAGCCTCGCCGACCGGTGCGCCACGCTCTCCGGACGCGCCGGCGCCGGGGGACTCGCCCCGGCCGCGTACGTGCTCGTCGACCGGTACTGCCTGCTGCTCGCCGCCGCCGCCTGTCTCGCCGTCTGCGAGAACGCGGCCCGCGACACCCCGGAGGGCTCCCTGCTCGCCGAACCCGACTGGGCGCTGCTGGCCCTGACCCGGTTCGGCCGCCGCCTGGGCCTGGAGGTGCCCGAGCCGCCGGACGGCGTCACCCAGGATCTCGCCGCCGGCCTCGTGGACCGGTACCGGCGCGGGCGCAGCTTCGACCTGTACGGAATGCGGCTCGCGTGAGACCCCACCTGGACAGAAACGATTCGGCACCGCAGGGGGCGACCCGGCAGCCCCGGGAGAGCGCCCGGCGGGAAGGACCACGGAAGGAGGCGAACGCCATGCACCCGCACCCCGGTGAGTTCACGGACGGGGCCGGCGCCGGCGGGCGCGCCACGGACGACATCGACGCCCGCGACACCGTCGGCGTCCTCGCCGCCCTGGAGGGCATGAGCGCCCTCGGCGTCGTCGCCACCGCGCGCGGCTGCGCCGTCGCACCGCCCGTGCACATCCCGCGCCCCGACAGCTCCTGGCTGGGCGTCAGGGAGAACCTCCTGGACCGCGGCGCCACGGTCGCGTACGCGACCTGGACCGAATGGCTGCCCGCGGTGCTCACCACACCCCGTCTGAAGCCGCTGCTCGGCCGCGACTGGAACCGCTACACCGGCACCCAGGATCCCGCGGTCCGCAGCCGGTTCGCCGCCTCCCGGCTGCTCATCAAGTACACGGCGGCGGCCGCGCTCGGCATCGGCCCCGAGGACATCGACATCGCCTACCGGCTCGGCGGCCGCCCGTACCTGCGCGGACTCGACCAGGTGGAGGTGGGTCTGACGCACACCGGCGAGCTGATGGCCGTGGGCATCAGCAGGATGGGCCGGATGGGCCTGGACGCCGAGCGCGCGGACCGGCGCTTCGACGTCGACCTGATGCGGCGCCGGATGTGCACCCCGGCCGAGAGGACGGAACTCGACGCGCTGCCCGCGGACCGGCGGGCGGCGTGCCTGCTGCGTCTGTGGACGCTGAAGGAGGCCTACACCAAGGCCCTCGGCCAGGGCATGAGGCTGCCGTTCACCGAGTTCGGCTTCGACCTCGCCCTCGGCGGACTGCGCACCCCCGACGGCGCGGCCGCCCTCGGCGACGAGTGGGCGTTCGCCACCCACCCCGTGCTCGGCCGCTACCTCGTCAGCGCCGCCTGCCAGGACGCCGGACTGGACCCGGCCGGCGACACCTCGGTCGGCACCATGCTGGACCGACGCCTGCTCACGGCGATGACCCCGACCGGCGACGACTCCCCGACGGTGGACATCTGAGCCGGTGCGAGACCCGGGCTCGGTCGGTCGGGCGAGCGAGCGGGCGGTCGGGCGGTCGGGCGGTCGGGCGGTCGGCGGTCGGGCGGTCAGGCAGTCGAACGGTCAGGCAGTCGAACGGTCAGACGGTCGGACGGTCAGGCGGTCAGACCGAGCGAGTTCAGACGGTCGGGATCGCTGAGGACGTCCAGCCCGGCGATACGGCCGCCCCGGATGGTGAACGACATGACCGACAGCGGCCGGCCCCCGCGAAACGAGACGACGCCCGGCGCGCCGTTGACCAGGACGTGCCGGGCGTCGGCCGCGAAGCGGGCGAAGGCGACCGCCTGGGACGCCACGTCGGCCGCCCCGCGCCGCAGAACGCTCGGCACGAGCGCGCCGCCGTCGGAGCGCGCGACCACGTCCGGCGCGAGCACCGCCAGCAGCGCCTCGAAGTCGCCGCCGCGGGAGGCGGTCAGGAACGCGTCCACGACATCGCGCTTGCAGGCGACGTCCGTGTCGGCCGCCGGGGCCGCGCCCTGCACGCGCCGGCGGGCGCGGCTGGCGAGCTGCCGGGTGGAGACGGTCGTCCGGCCGAGGACGGGGGCGATGGCGTCGAAGGGCACGTCGAACATGTCGTGCAGGACGAAGGCGAGGCGCTCGTCCGGCGAGAGCGCCTCCAGAACGATCATGAGCGCGATGCCCACCGAGTCCGCGACGAGGATCTCCTGCTCGGGGTCGACGCCGGACGCCGCGGTGACCACCGGGTCGGGAAGCCGGACCGGACCGTCCCGCTCCGGCAGCGGATCCTCGCGCCGCGACGCCCGCGAACGCAGCATGTCCAGGCATATCCGGCCCACGACCGTGGTGAGCCAGGCCCCCAGGTTGCGCACCTCGCCGGCATCGGCGCGGCTCAGCCTCAGCCACGCCTCCTGGACGGCGTCCTCCGCCTCGGCGAGCGAGCCCAGCATCCGGTAGGCCACCGCCCGCAGCCCGGGCCGCTCCGCCTCGAAACGGTCCGCCAGAAACAAGTTCGCGCTCACCTGTCACACCCCCGCGTCCGGATCCGTCGGTCCAGTGACAGACGCTAACGGATCACCCGGAGGGCATCAGATGAACAAGGCCGCCACCACCGCCCGGATGAAGAACCCCGCCATGGTCCTGCCGGACGCCATGAAGGGCATCCAGGGCATCTACAAGGCCATGTACCAAGGCGGCGTCGCCCCGCAGATCCTGGAGCTGGTCCACCTGCGGGCCAGCCAGATCAACGGGTGCAGCGCCTGCGTGTTCGCCGGCGTGACGGGCGCGAAGAAGCACGGCGAGAGCGACGAACGCCTGCACGCCGTGGCCGCCTGGCGCGAGGCGCCCTTCTTCACCGACGAGGAGCGTGCGGCCCTGGCCCTGACCGAGGCCGCCACCCGGATCGCCGACCGCAGCGGCAAGGCCGTCCCCGACGAGGTGTGGAACGAGGCCGCCGACCACTTCGACGAGGAGCAGCTCTCCGCGCTCATCCTGATGATCAGCCTCACCAACTTCTTCAACCGCATCAACGCCACGATCGAGGAGCCCGCCGGCGCCACCTGGTGACCGGACCCGGCCGACCGCCGGCGCGCCGGCGGCGGCGAAACCCCACCACCGTCGCTGCGGCGGCCCGGCCACAACCCGTACGGACCGCCGCAGTTGAACGCCCACGAAGCCCGCCGTCCACCACGCAGCCACCGCCCGAAGACGTCCCAGCCGCCACGGCCGCCACGGCCGCCCCGGCCGAACGACGGACGCGCGCGCGGACAAAGTACTTAGCCCCTCACTTAGCCCCTCACTGAGCCCCTCACTGAGCCCTTCACTCAGCTCCCCACCAGCCCTCCACTCAGCGCCCTGCTCCGCCCCCGCGCCGACTCCAGCCGCCGCCGGTCGAGGGGCGACGCACGGCGGTCGAGGCGGGCGGCGAGCAGCCGTGCCGCCCGGTCGCACTCGCCCCCCGCGACCAGGGCGTGCAGCA
It includes:
- a CDS encoding acyl-CoA dehydrogenase encodes the protein MNDNLIAGAEAPGAAVRPAVPRHRAVPGDGAARARYVEDLLGDPFADDNPHGQRALLAADERREAPAATEDLLDRFGLAAEFVPRALGGRLAGVEGLAQVMRPVFRRDVALGFGAGTTALFAASVVWTAGDGRQRRDTARRLLDGGRITILHREFAHANAILRGEYSARPAPGGGFVVDGRKEVVINADRADAFVAYVRTAPGDGPDSHSVFLLETDRLPAHAVHRLPRTRTHGMRGAHYAGLDLEHCPVPADALVGDLGEGIYLALRTFQVSRAVVSGGALVGGMDSALRYAVRALSESRRGLVLRGRRGRVLAGVFADLLACDSLAVAGMRLLDLAPEHALVPSAAVKYAVSALLHEDLDELAAVLGARGYDRSPEYGGFQKLVRDLPVAGLGHAGTADTQAVLVPHLRTLAHAAWRDETGHEAPAALFTPGGPSAALDFPRLDAEPRDPQSGCDGLLAVLLGAADRLDGGRDRGPRWAALADLARAFAAEVRSLADRCATLSGRAGAGGLAPAAYVLVDRYCLLLAAAACLAVCENAARDTPEGSLLAEPDWALLALTRFGRRLGLEVPEPPDGVTQDLAAGLVDRYRRGRSFDLYGMRLA
- a CDS encoding 4'-phosphopantetheinyl transferase family protein, with the translated sequence MHPHPGEFTDGAGAGGRATDDIDARDTVGVLAALEGMSALGVVATARGCAVAPPVHIPRPDSSWLGVRENLLDRGATVAYATWTEWLPAVLTTPRLKPLLGRDWNRYTGTQDPAVRSRFAASRLLIKYTAAAALGIGPEDIDIAYRLGGRPYLRGLDQVEVGLTHTGELMAVGISRMGRMGLDAERADRRFDVDLMRRRMCTPAERTELDALPADRRAACLLRLWTLKEAYTKALGQGMRLPFTEFGFDLALGGLRTPDGAAALGDEWAFATHPVLGRYLVSAACQDAGLDPAGDTSVGTMLDRRLLTAMTPTGDDSPTVDI
- a CDS encoding sigma-70 family RNA polymerase sigma factor: MSANLFLADRFEAERPGLRAVAYRMLGSLAEAEDAVQEAWLRLSRADAGEVRNLGAWLTTVVGRICLDMLRSRASRREDPLPERDGPVRLPDPVVTAASGVDPEQEILVADSVGIALMIVLEALSPDERLAFVLHDMFDVPFDAIAPVLGRTTVSTRQLASRARRRVQGAAPAADTDVACKRDVVDAFLTASRGGDFEALLAVLAPDVVARSDGGALVPSVLRRGAADVASQAVAFARFAADARHVLVNGAPGVVSFRGGRPLSVMSFTIRGGRIAGLDVLSDPDRLNSLGLTA
- a CDS encoding carboxymuconolactone decarboxylase family protein, which encodes MNKAATTARMKNPAMVLPDAMKGIQGIYKAMYQGGVAPQILELVHLRASQINGCSACVFAGVTGAKKHGESDERLHAVAAWREAPFFTDEERAALALTEAATRIADRSGKAVPDEVWNEAADHFDEEQLSALILMISLTNFFNRINATIEEPAGATW